A window of the Dongshaea marina genome harbors these coding sequences:
- a CDS encoding APC family permease codes for MKDSLKPKFGLFTALAMVVGTVVGIGIYFKATPVLVNTGGSESYALIAWSGGALLAIIAGIVVSELASMTKDTGGLQSFGEQTWGKTFGFMIGWSQSVLYTPLILSIIAFYSATFTLMFLGWPITLTNLMLFTYGYYIAVNAINFVSASLAGHLQKLMTLLKLIPLLGIAITGFFFSGDSSGSLNFSGASMQHLPAFIAISTAMIPVLFAFEGWIFAATVAKEIKNPQRNLPIAIIGGIVVIALVYVLFTIGLLHVAPGAEYAYNSGEVNVFSAANVLFGPQAGKVIQGFIVISALGVLNAFSLYSIRMPYSLALRASFPGSKALTKVSKRSNIPTYSALFMNIWTLLLISIGFALYAAGQTQVFDVFGDVPIALFYIFYLLIIAGIWRLRHTRPEAKRNFRAPLLPILATLAILGSAYAVYGAFFAHPYYMLGSVVIALVGVAIYKRYQPSPETTHNSGLIRES; via the coding sequence ATGAAAGACTCCCTCAAGCCAAAATTTGGCCTGTTTACCGCGTTGGCTATGGTGGTGGGTACCGTGGTTGGCATAGGTATCTACTTCAAGGCCACCCCGGTGCTGGTCAATACCGGGGGGTCTGAGAGCTATGCCCTCATCGCCTGGAGCGGTGGCGCCCTGCTGGCGATCATCGCCGGCATAGTGGTCTCAGAGCTGGCCAGCATGACCAAGGATACCGGGGGCCTCCAATCCTTTGGTGAGCAAACCTGGGGAAAAACCTTTGGCTTTATGATTGGCTGGAGTCAGTCGGTCCTCTATACCCCGCTGATCCTCAGCATCATCGCCTTCTACTCGGCAACCTTCACCCTGATGTTTCTGGGTTGGCCCATCACTTTAACCAACCTGATGCTGTTTACCTACGGCTACTACATCGCAGTAAACGCTATTAACTTTGTCTCGGCCTCACTGGCGGGACACCTGCAAAAACTGATGACCCTGCTTAAGCTGATCCCCCTGCTGGGTATCGCCATCACCGGTTTCTTTTTCAGCGGTGATAGCTCAGGGAGCCTCAATTTCAGTGGTGCCAGCATGCAGCACTTACCCGCCTTTATCGCCATCTCAACCGCGATGATCCCTGTGCTGTTTGCCTTCGAGGGCTGGATCTTTGCCGCGACCGTTGCCAAAGAGATCAAAAATCCCCAGCGTAACCTGCCGATCGCCATCATAGGTGGAATCGTGGTGATTGCTCTGGTGTATGTCCTGTTCACCATTGGTTTGCTACATGTCGCTCCCGGGGCGGAATACGCCTATAACTCAGGGGAGGTAAATGTCTTTAGTGCAGCGAATGTGCTGTTTGGCCCTCAGGCAGGTAAGGTAATTCAGGGCTTCATAGTGATCTCGGCCCTCGGGGTACTCAACGCCTTTTCGCTGTATTCGATTCGCATGCCCTACTCCCTGGCGCTGCGCGCCTCATTTCCGGGCTCAAAGGCGCTAACTAAGGTATCTAAGCGCTCGAATATCCCGACCTACTCCGCCCTGTTCATGAATATCTGGACCCTGCTGCTGATCAGCATAGGTTTTGCCCTATACGCGGCGGGTCAGACCCAGGTCTTTGATGTGTTCGGCGATGTGCCGATCGCCCTGTTCTACATCTTTTACCTGCTGATCATCGCCGGGATCTGGCGTCTGCGCCACACCCGCCCCGAGGCAAAGCGTAACTTCAGAGCGCCACTGCTGCCCATATTGGCAACCCTGGCAATCCTGGGCTCAGCCTACGCAGTCTACGGCGCCTTCTTTGCCCACCCCTACTACATGCTGGGCTCGGTGGTCATCGCCCTGGTGGGTGTCGCAATCTACAAGCGCTATCAACCCAGCCCTGAAACAACTCATAACAGCGGGCTAATCCGGGAAAGCTGA
- the yfaE gene encoding class I ribonucleotide reductase maintenance protein YfaE, whose translation MIELQPSDRGCCRPVLERLEAQDIRLPFQCRSGYCGACRVKRVSGEVEYLLEPLAFFREDEILPCCCVAKGKLTLKRWR comes from the coding sequence ATGATAGAGCTTCAGCCCTCAGATCGGGGCTGTTGCCGGCCTGTGTTGGAGCGGCTTGAGGCTCAGGATATTCGACTGCCATTTCAGTGTCGCTCTGGGTATTGTGGTGCCTGTCGGGTTAAGCGTGTTTCAGGTGAAGTGGAGTATCTGCTGGAGCCGTTGGCGTTTTTCCGGGAAGATGAGATCCTCCCATGTTGCTGCGTGGCGAAAGGAAAGCTCACTCTCAAGCGGTGGAGGTGA
- the nrdB gene encoding class Ia ribonucleoside-diphosphate reductase subunit beta: protein MSYQSFNQNRFSTFEQPLFFGENVNVSRYDRQRYPIFEQLIEKQLSFFWRPEEVDLSRDRQDFRALPEHEQHIFLSNLKYQTLLDSVQGRSPNMAFLPIVSLPELETWIETWSFSETIHSRSYTHIIRNIITEPGEVFDDIVENPEIVKRAEAVTCHYDKLIELAQRYLLAKESVELRELKKSLYLTLASVNVLEAIRFYVSFACSFAFAERATMEGNAKIIKLIARDEALHLTGTQHLLNILATSDDDPQMCQIAREYEGEVRALFAEAAIQEKQWAEYLFKDGSMIGLNSEILGQYIEFITNQRLQALGLDSLFESKPNPLPWMDAWLASDNVQVAPQEAEISSYLVGAIDSDVNTSALAGFEL, encoded by the coding sequence ATGAGTTACCAAAGTTTTAATCAGAATCGTTTTTCAACCTTCGAACAGCCGTTATTTTTCGGTGAAAATGTCAATGTGTCGCGCTATGATCGCCAAAGATACCCGATCTTCGAGCAGTTAATCGAAAAACAGCTCTCGTTTTTCTGGCGCCCCGAGGAGGTCGACCTGAGCCGGGATCGTCAGGATTTTCGGGCGTTGCCTGAGCATGAGCAGCATATTTTCCTGAGTAATCTTAAGTACCAGACTCTGCTCGATAGCGTGCAGGGGCGCTCTCCCAATATGGCATTTCTGCCGATCGTTTCCCTGCCTGAGCTGGAGACCTGGATTGAGACCTGGAGTTTTAGTGAGACCATCCATTCGCGCTCCTATACTCACATCATTCGCAATATCATCACCGAGCCTGGAGAGGTGTTCGATGACATAGTCGAGAATCCGGAGATCGTGAAACGGGCCGAGGCGGTGACCTGTCATTACGACAAACTGATTGAACTGGCCCAGCGCTACTTGCTTGCCAAGGAGAGTGTCGAGCTCAGAGAGCTTAAAAAATCTCTTTATCTCACCCTGGCTTCGGTGAATGTTTTGGAGGCGATCCGCTTTTATGTGAGTTTTGCCTGCAGCTTTGCTTTTGCCGAGCGGGCCACCATGGAGGGTAATGCGAAAATCATTAAGCTGATTGCCCGGGATGAGGCGCTGCACCTGACCGGGACCCAGCATCTTCTGAATATTCTGGCGACCAGTGATGATGATCCGCAGATGTGCCAGATTGCCCGGGAGTATGAGGGGGAGGTGAGGGCCCTGTTTGCAGAGGCGGCCATTCAGGAGAAGCAGTGGGCGGAGTATCTTTTCAAGGATGGCTCAATGATCGGGCTTAATAGCGAGATCCTGGGTCAATACATTGAGTTTATTACCAATCAGCGGCTGCAGGCTCTCGGTTTGGACTCACTGTTTGAGTCTAAACCTAACCCCTTGCCCTGGATGGATGCCTGGCTTGCCAGTGATAATGTGCAGGTGGCTCCTCAGGAGGCGGAGATCAGCTCCTATCTGGTGGGAGCCATCGACAGCGATGTCAACACCAGTGCCCTGGCAGGCTTTGAGCTCTGA
- a CDS encoding leucyl aminopeptidase, which yields MKFSLTQTALEQTKGDCLVVAVFEDKELSNAAATIDKATKGLISRLLERGDLPGKIGQNLLIPEVEGIDAERLLLVGAGAKDKLTDLKFKGLHQKAIASIKELPLTRVVFDTLDLALSNNPNADKLSLAMQAVDAGYYRVDGLKSSKKAQLTPEVVEFVGGENRSGLEQATALLAGMNLTRDLGNAPGNICTPSYFAKTALELASEYDSIKTQIIDEEEGRELGFNAFLAVGQGSEEPSKFIIMQYQGADDKEEAPIGLVGKGISFDSGGVSIKPSEGMEGMKYDMCGAASVFGVIKAAAEMGLKKNIVAIVVSAENMPDGKALKPGDILTSYSGLTIEVINTDAEGRLALCDGLGYIGKFNPKVVIDMATLTGACVVALGEHNTGLMSNDDELAQTLLQAGKDAADKAWQLPLDEEYQEQIDSPFADIANTGGKPAGSITAGCFLSRFAKEYAWAHLDIAGSAGGVFDKKKGATARPVPLLMRYLTSLK from the coding sequence ATGAAGTTTTCATTGACACAAACTGCGCTGGAGCAGACCAAAGGCGATTGTCTGGTGGTTGCTGTTTTTGAGGATAAAGAGCTTAGCAATGCGGCGGCTACTATCGATAAGGCGACCAAGGGACTCATTAGCCGATTGCTTGAGCGGGGTGATCTTCCGGGCAAGATTGGACAAAACCTGTTGATCCCTGAGGTTGAGGGTATTGATGCCGAGCGGCTGTTGTTGGTGGGGGCTGGAGCCAAAGATAAGCTGACCGATCTTAAATTTAAGGGACTTCATCAAAAGGCGATTGCCAGCATCAAAGAGCTGCCCTTGACCCGAGTTGTGTTTGACACCCTGGATCTTGCACTTTCCAATAATCCCAATGCCGATAAACTCTCCCTGGCGATGCAGGCTGTCGATGCGGGTTACTACCGGGTTGATGGGCTCAAGAGCAGCAAAAAAGCACAACTGACTCCTGAGGTGGTTGAGTTTGTGGGTGGGGAGAATCGGTCAGGGCTTGAGCAGGCTACCGCTCTGCTGGCCGGGATGAATCTCACCCGGGATCTTGGCAATGCCCCGGGGAACATCTGTACTCCCAGTTATTTCGCCAAGACCGCTCTGGAGCTGGCATCTGAGTACGACTCAATCAAGACACAAATCATCGATGAAGAGGAAGGGCGAGAGCTTGGCTTTAATGCTTTTCTGGCGGTGGGACAGGGCAGTGAAGAGCCTTCTAAATTTATCATCATGCAATATCAGGGCGCCGATGATAAAGAGGAAGCGCCGATTGGCCTGGTCGGTAAGGGGATAAGCTTTGATTCCGGCGGGGTGAGCATCAAGCCCAGCGAAGGCATGGAGGGGATGAAATATGACATGTGTGGCGCCGCCAGCGTATTTGGTGTCATCAAGGCTGCAGCTGAGATGGGGCTTAAAAAGAATATCGTTGCCATCGTCGTCTCTGCCGAGAACATGCCCGATGGCAAGGCCCTCAAGCCGGGAGATATTCTCACCTCCTATAGCGGCCTGACCATAGAGGTTATCAACACGGATGCTGAGGGTCGCCTGGCCCTGTGTGATGGCCTGGGTTACATCGGCAAGTTCAATCCGAAAGTGGTGATCGATATGGCGACTCTGACCGGGGCCTGTGTCGTTGCCCTGGGAGAGCACAACACAGGTTTAATGAGCAACGATGATGAGCTGGCTCAGACCCTGTTACAGGCGGGTAAAGATGCAGCAGACAAGGCCTGGCAGCTGCCTCTGGATGAGGAGTACCAAGAGCAGATCGACAGCCCATTTGCCGATATAGCAAATACCGGCGGCAAGCCCGCGGGTAGCATTACTGCTGGCTGCTTCCTGTCGCGCTTTGCCAAGGAGTATGCTTGGGCTCACCTGGATATCGCTGGCAGTGCCGGTGGGGTCTTTGATAAGAAAAAAGGGGCGACGGCTCGGCCGGTTCCTTTGCTGATGCGTTATCTGACCAGCCTTAAATAA
- a CDS encoding YajQ family cyclic di-GMP-binding protein — protein sequence MPSFDIVTEIEMNEVLNAVDNANRELQTRFDFRNVEAAFELNNEVTKMKAEADFQLQQMLDILRSKLVKRGIEAGSMDVADVVHSGKSFSQEVKFKQGIDSATAKKIVKLIKDKKMKVQAQIQGDQVRVTGKKRDDLQAVMALVKESDIDQPFQFKNFRD from the coding sequence ATGCCATCATTTGACATCGTGACCGAGATTGAGATGAATGAAGTGCTCAATGCGGTCGATAATGCGAACCGAGAGTTGCAGACCCGATTTGACTTTCGAAATGTTGAAGCGGCTTTTGAACTGAATAATGAAGTAACCAAGATGAAAGCTGAGGCTGATTTCCAGCTGCAGCAGATGCTGGATATTCTTCGCTCAAAACTGGTGAAGCGTGGTATCGAGGCGGGCTCTATGGATGTGGCCGATGTGGTGCATTCGGGCAAGAGCTTCTCACAGGAGGTCAAGTTTAAGCAGGGGATCGATAGTGCGACCGCCAAGAAGATCGTTAAGCTTATCAAGGATAAGAAGATGAAGGTTCAGGCTCAGATCCAGGGCGATCAGGTGCGAGTCACAGGTAAAAAACGCGATGATCTCCAGGCTGTGATGGCCCTGGTGAAAGAGTCTGATATTGATCAGCCGTTTCAGTTTAAGAATTTTCGCGATTGA
- a CDS encoding FdhF/YdeP family oxidoreductase: MNDKIKPYKGAAGGWGSLKATTKSVLQSKKTASNIRNLLKVNQVKGFDCPGCAWGDQIGHPFGFCENGAKAVTWEATSRTVDREFFAQHSITALRKQSDYYLEYQGRLTEPMRYNPKTDHYEPVSWEDAFALIADKIQGLDDINQLELYTSGRASNEASYIYQLFGRVLGTNNFPDCSNMCHEASGVGLGQSLGVGKGTVRLEDFEKADAIFVFGQNPGTNHPRMLHSLRSASRKGTRIVSFNTLRERGLERFSNPQSPLEMLTPKTSRISSAYYCPNLGGDMAAIRGMVKHLLAADRKARAEGAFPLLNDAFLNQHTQGVEDYLRVVDATSWEQIEQQSGLSREQLAEAAEIYWQSEAVICTWAMGITQHKHSVASVREIVNLQLLRANLGRPGAGLCPVRGHSNVQGNRTMGINERPSEQWLTNLESKLGIPMPRKPGHNTVEAIHAMSKGQAKVFIALGGNFAAATPDTERTARALRNCELTVQISTKLNRSHLEIGKEALILPTLGRTQVDRQATRPQFITVEDSFSMVHASEGVNEPHSELQRSETAIIAGIAHASMGDTPIDWLALAADYNKIRELIARTIPGFESFGQKLDIPGGFYLGNAAADYCFATPSQKAEFCASSLPDAIVPQLHSDEPVATLQTLRSHDQYNTTIYGMDDRYRGVYGQRMVLFISPEDLQKRGLSEGELVEIEALWPDGIERKVGGFKLVSYDIPEGNLAAYYPETNPLVPLESVGDETGTPTSKSIAVVIRKQQDNQRIF, translated from the coding sequence ATGAATGATAAGATCAAACCATACAAGGGCGCCGCTGGCGGCTGGGGCTCACTCAAAGCGACCACCAAGTCTGTTCTACAGAGTAAAAAAACCGCCTCAAACATTCGTAACCTGCTCAAGGTCAACCAGGTAAAGGGGTTTGATTGCCCGGGTTGCGCCTGGGGCGATCAGATAGGTCATCCCTTTGGTTTTTGTGAAAATGGGGCCAAGGCGGTCACCTGGGAGGCGACCTCCAGGACAGTTGATCGGGAGTTCTTTGCCCAGCACAGTATCACCGCTCTGAGAAAGCAGAGCGACTACTACCTGGAATATCAGGGTCGCCTGACCGAGCCGATGCGCTATAACCCCAAAACCGATCACTATGAGCCTGTCAGCTGGGAAGATGCCTTTGCTCTCATCGCCGACAAAATCCAGGGGCTGGATGATATTAACCAGCTTGAGCTCTACACCTCGGGTCGAGCCAGCAACGAAGCCTCTTACATCTATCAGCTGTTTGGCCGGGTGCTCGGAACCAATAATTTTCCAGACTGCTCCAACATGTGCCATGAAGCAAGTGGCGTTGGTCTGGGACAAAGCCTGGGAGTCGGCAAAGGAACCGTTCGCCTCGAGGACTTTGAAAAAGCCGATGCGATCTTCGTATTCGGCCAGAACCCGGGGACCAATCACCCCCGAATGCTGCACAGTCTGCGTAGCGCCTCGCGTAAAGGCACCCGCATCGTCAGCTTTAATACCCTGCGCGAGCGGGGACTGGAGCGCTTTTCCAACCCCCAAAGTCCGCTGGAGATGCTCACCCCTAAGACATCCAGAATCAGCTCGGCCTATTACTGCCCGAACTTAGGGGGAGACATGGCGGCGATTCGTGGCATGGTCAAGCACCTGCTGGCAGCTGACCGCAAAGCCCGCGCCGAGGGCGCTTTCCCCCTGCTCAACGATGCTTTTCTCAACCAACACACCCAGGGAGTTGAAGACTATCTCAGGGTGGTCGATGCCACCAGCTGGGAGCAGATTGAGCAGCAGTCAGGATTGAGCCGCGAGCAGCTCGCAGAGGCCGCAGAGATCTACTGGCAGTCGGAGGCGGTGATCTGCACCTGGGCGATGGGGATCACCCAGCACAAGCACTCGGTCGCCTCGGTTCGTGAAATCGTCAACCTGCAATTGCTGCGAGCCAACCTGGGACGTCCCGGTGCCGGACTCTGTCCGGTACGCGGGCACTCTAATGTCCAGGGCAATCGCACCATGGGGATCAATGAGCGCCCCAGCGAACAGTGGCTGACAAACCTTGAGTCTAAACTTGGGATCCCCATGCCCCGCAAGCCTGGCCACAACACGGTCGAGGCGATTCACGCCATGTCAAAGGGGCAAGCCAAAGTGTTTATCGCACTGGGTGGCAACTTTGCTGCCGCCACCCCGGATACCGAGCGCACCGCCCGGGCTCTTCGCAACTGTGAGCTCACAGTACAGATCAGTACCAAGCTCAATCGTAGTCACCTTGAAATTGGAAAAGAGGCCCTCATCCTGCCGACCCTGGGGCGCACCCAGGTCGATCGCCAGGCCACCAGGCCACAATTTATCACAGTTGAAGACTCCTTTAGCATGGTGCACGCCTCCGAGGGGGTCAACGAGCCCCACTCAGAGCTCCAGAGATCCGAGACCGCCATCATTGCTGGGATCGCTCATGCCAGCATGGGGGACACCCCCATCGATTGGCTGGCTCTGGCCGCCGATTACAACAAGATCCGCGAGCTGATTGCCAGAACCATCCCGGGATTTGAAAGCTTCGGCCAAAAGCTAGATATTCCGGGAGGCTTTTATCTGGGCAATGCAGCAGCCGATTACTGTTTCGCAACCCCCAGTCAAAAAGCAGAGTTCTGTGCCTCCTCCCTGCCGGATGCCATAGTGCCGCAACTACACTCTGATGAGCCGGTGGCCACCCTGCAAACCCTGCGCTCACATGATCAATACAACACCACCATTTATGGCATGGATGATCGCTACCGTGGGGTCTACGGTCAGCGGATGGTACTGTTCATCAGCCCTGAGGATCTGCAAAAACGCGGCCTGAGCGAAGGCGAACTGGTGGAGATTGAGGCCCTGTGGCCCGATGGCATCGAGCGTAAGGTCGGCGGCTTTAAGCTGGTCAGTTACGATATCCCCGAAGGGAACCTGGCAGCCTACTACCCTGAAACCAATCCTCTGGTGCCTCTGGAGTCGGTTGGAGATGAAACCGGAACCCCCACCTCTAAATCAATCGCCGTGGTGATCCGTAAGCAACAGGACAATCAACGGATCTTCTAA
- a CDS encoding CDP-alcohol phosphatidyltransferase family protein: MLDRYSSRLIHYPLLLLTKPLSYTRITPNQLTLSGFIIGMLTIPLLGFKLYLPALGCIVLNRIIDGLDGAWARRSQQKSDRGGFLDIVLDFIFYAGVVFGFALANPAHNALAAAFLIFCFMGTASSFLAFAIMAERRGIPQPNTSKSLFYLGGLTEGTETILFFIAFCLWPAYFPYLAGVFGLLCLCTTYARIRIGSNLL; encoded by the coding sequence ATGCTCGATCGCTACAGCAGCCGTTTAATCCACTATCCACTGCTGCTTTTAACCAAACCTTTGTCCTACACCCGCATCACCCCCAATCAACTGACTCTGAGCGGGTTTATCATCGGGATGCTGACCATCCCGCTACTTGGGTTTAAGCTCTACCTGCCTGCGCTGGGTTGTATTGTGCTTAACCGGATCATTGATGGGCTGGATGGGGCCTGGGCCCGCAGATCACAGCAAAAGAGCGATCGGGGTGGATTCCTGGATATAGTGCTTGATTTTATCTTCTATGCCGGGGTGGTGTTTGGCTTTGCCCTGGCCAATCCTGCCCACAACGCCCTGGCGGCCGCTTTTTTGATCTTCTGCTTCATGGGCACAGCGTCAAGCTTCCTGGCCTTTGCGATCATGGCCGAGCGTCGCGGTATCCCACAGCCAAACACCAGTAAATCCCTGTTTTATTTAGGAGGCCTGACCGAGGGAACCGAAACCATTTTGTTTTTTATCGCTTTTTGCCTGTGGCCAGCTTATTTCCCCTATCTGGCCGGTGTGTTTGGCCTATTGTGCCTGTGTACTACCTATGCCCGGATCCGGATCGGAAGCAACCTGTTGTAA
- a CDS encoding ketopantoate reductase family protein: MTSWTIVGAGALGCTFASLLVQSGQGVSLLMRDHYRGRFHPGIDFTDLKGRGHLIHTRRLFACDLMGQHDKIQRLLVTTKVFQIEEALSPLVGRICPEVPIILMHNGMGSVETVSRLFPDNPILQATTTNGALRSGPFIVRQTGGGETWIGAANAKARDCAEDILESLGSALPHLDWSDQIEERLWSKLAINCVINPLTALHRCRNGDLLEDRFHDTLEQLYDELFEVMKSEGLTIPRQQIKRQVEMAIQCTAENYSSMNRDLMLQRRSEIEQITGFVLSRAQRHGLRTPVNHQLYIDIKEKESSYV, encoded by the coding sequence ATGACCAGTTGGACCATAGTTGGCGCAGGAGCGCTCGGTTGTACGTTTGCCTCTTTACTTGTCCAGAGTGGACAGGGTGTCAGCCTGTTAATGCGTGATCACTACCGGGGGCGATTTCACCCGGGGATCGACTTTACCGATCTCAAGGGACGTGGCCACCTGATCCATACCCGGCGACTCTTTGCCTGTGATCTAATGGGCCAGCATGACAAGATCCAGCGCTTGCTGGTTACCACTAAGGTGTTCCAGATTGAAGAAGCACTCAGCCCCCTGGTTGGACGTATCTGTCCAGAGGTCCCAATCATCCTGATGCACAATGGGATGGGCTCTGTGGAGACAGTGAGCCGGCTCTTTCCCGATAACCCAATCCTGCAAGCCACCACCACCAATGGCGCCTTGCGAAGCGGACCCTTCATCGTCCGCCAGACCGGTGGCGGTGAAACCTGGATTGGAGCGGCTAATGCCAAGGCACGAGACTGCGCCGAAGATATTCTTGAATCTTTGGGAAGCGCACTGCCTCATCTGGATTGGAGCGATCAGATCGAGGAGCGTCTCTGGAGTAAGCTTGCGATCAACTGCGTCATCAATCCCCTGACCGCCCTACATCGTTGCCGCAACGGGGATCTGCTTGAAGATCGCTTTCATGACACCCTGGAACAGCTCTATGACGAGTTGTTTGAGGTAATGAAGAGTGAAGGGCTGACCATCCCGCGTCAGCAAATAAAACGCCAGGTTGAGATGGCGATTCAGTGTACCGCCGAAAACTACTCCTCGATGAACCGGGATTTGATGCTACAGCGGCGCAGCGAAATTGAGCAGATCACCGGCTTTGTGCTTAGCCGGGCCCAGCGCCATGGCCTGAGGACGCCGGTTAACCACCAGCTGTATATAGATATCAAGGAAAAAGAGTCCAGCTATGTGTAG
- a CDS encoding IS5 family transposase (programmed frameshift) has protein sequence MKSPAHRRHDISDRVWSLIEPHILGRKGDWGKAGRDNRLFINAVFWILRTGSPWRDLPPDYGDWKNTHRRFSRWRDKGVWARLQERLIHEPDFEWLMIDASHIKVHPDASGAQGGNQDMGITKGGLNSKIHLAVDSHGMPVKCFVTSGTTADCSQALALIDSVDAEYLLADRGYDTNALVSQAEFLGMKVVIPSRRNRKVLREHDKGLYRVRYLVENAFLHLKRWRGIATRYAKNTASFEAAVQIRCVALWAAIL, from the exons ATGAAGAGCCCAGCCCACCGACGCCATGACATATCAGACCGAGTATGGAGCCTAATCGAACCCCATATATTGGGAAGAAAAGGTGATTGGGGAAAGGCGGGTCGAGATAACCGACTCTTTATCAATGCTGTTTTTTGGATTTTAAGGACAGGCTCACCTTGGAGAGACCTTCCTCCCGATTATGGCGACTGGAAAAATACCCATCGACGCTTCAGTCGCTGGCGTGATAAGGGAGTTTGGGCTCGCCTCCAGGAACGTTTAATCCATGAGCCTGATTTTGAGTGGCTGATGATCGACGCCAGCCATATCAAAGTCCACCCAGATGCCAGCGGTGCTCAGGGAGGTAATCAGGATATGGGGATAACAAAAGGGGGCT TAAACAGTAAAATCCACTTGGCTGTAGACTCTCATGGCATGCCTGTTAAGTGCTTTGTTACCTCAGGTACAACGGCAGACTGTTCTCAGGCCTTGGCTCTGATTGATAGTGTCGATGCTGAGTATTTACTGGCTGACAGAGGCTACGATACCAATGCCTTGGTCTCCCAAGCCGAGTTTCTGGGAATGAAAGTGGTTATTCCATCGAGGAGAAACCGGAAGGTGCTACGGGAGCATGATAAAGGTCTCTATAGAGTTAGGTATTTGGTAGAAAATGCTTTTCTTCATCTGAAGAGGTGGCGAGGAATCGCGACACGATATGCAAAAAATACCGCTTCATTTGAAGCGGCGGTTCAAATACGTTGTGTAGCACTATGGGCTGCCATCTTATGA
- a CDS encoding DJ-1 family glyoxalase III, with protein MCRVLVAVAEGSEEIETVTTLDTLIRAGIKATSAASNTQSLTITGSRGIKIQCDALLDELLDQSYDCIVLPGGQPGANHLRDCPSLIRMLKNQQQRKGWIAAICAAPVVVLQHHQLLSEAHFTCHPSLQPQAQSGLDSDSRVVVDQRHKLITSQGPGCSIEFAVEIIRQLKGDEVAKATASPMVLAPS; from the coding sequence ATGTGTAGGGTACTGGTTGCCGTTGCCGAAGGCAGTGAAGAGATTGAAACCGTCACCACCCTGGATACCCTGATCCGCGCCGGAATAAAAGCCACCTCCGCGGCCAGCAACACCCAAAGCCTGACTATCACGGGTTCCCGTGGGATTAAAATCCAGTGCGATGCTCTGCTCGATGAGCTCCTGGATCAAAGCTATGATTGTATCGTCCTGCCCGGAGGCCAACCCGGGGCTAACCACCTGAGGGACTGCCCGTCACTCATCAGGATGCTGAAAAACCAGCAACAGCGCAAAGGCTGGATAGCCGCGATCTGCGCCGCTCCCGTGGTGGTCCTACAGCACCATCAGCTCCTCAGCGAGGCTCACTTTACCTGCCATCCCAGCCTACAACCCCAGGCGCAATCCGGTCTGGACTCCGACAGCCGGGTGGTGGTAGACCAGAGACATAAACTCATCACCAGCCAGGGGCCCGGTTGCAGCATAGAGTTCGCAGTTGAAATCATCCGCCAACTTAAAGGGGATGAAGTTGCCAAAGCAACCGCATCCCCCATGGTATTAGCCCCAAGCTGA